The Doryrhamphus excisus isolate RoL2022-K1 chromosome 1, RoL_Dexc_1.0, whole genome shotgun sequence genome includes a window with the following:
- the ccdc86 gene encoding coiled-coil domain-containing protein 86 — MSKKQSVVSDDTHNSLAEKKQDQPPVTMRTRSGRAIRAPATLLSSETPVRSSSRRTRRSVIPEHTDPEEEAPEQVEKSPATVCVEPIVVEPKPMEVSVKPVEPGESKPIEMCVEPTPVELVETKPMEVCVEPTTVEPGESKPIEVCAEPTPVESVESNPIEVCVEPTPVEPVETKPMEVCVEPTPVEQGESKLIEVCVEPTPVESVESREVCVEPTPVEPVEKPMDVCVKPTPVESVESKPIEVCVEPTPVELVESKPIEVCVEPTPAAPEGQVSKSLAPERVPTTRQSQPHKKPRLGPSVKPNAAVIPLGKPKSGRVWKDRNKQRFSALVRDTALCTSWEKKMAAKREKQLVHQYALQLKEQKAKQKEEKRKRREENLRRREENERKGEIVQVIRNTAKIKRMKKKQLRKIQKRDTLALMEKTRDGQSVNRKQAKKNKTENLT; from the exons ATGTCGAAAAAACAAAGCGTTGTTTCCGATGATACTCATAACTCCTTAGCGGAGAAAAAACAGGACCAGCCTCCGGTGACCATGAGGACCCGCAGCGGCCGCGCCATCCGGGCTCCAGCTACGCTGCTGAGCTCTGAAACTCCCGTGCGAAGTTCCAGCCGTCGAACCAGGAGGTCTGTGATACCGGAGCACACAGACCCAGAAGAGGAAGCGCCGGAGCAGGTTGAGAAAAGCCCTGCAACAGTATGTGTGGAACCTATAGTGGTGGAGCCGAAGCCCATGGAAGTCTCTGTAAAACCAGTGGAGCCGGGTGAATCAAAGCCCATAGAAATGTGTGTAGAACCCACACCAGTGGAGCTGGTTGAGACGAAGCCCATGGAAGTCTGTGTAGAACCTACAACAGTGGAGCCGGGTGAGTCAAAGCCCATAGAAGTGTGTGCAGAACCCACACCAGTGGAGTCAGTTGAATCAAATCCCATAGAAGTGTGTGTAGAACCCACGCCAGTGGAGCCGGTAGAGACGAAGCCCATGGAAGTTTGTGTAGAACCCACACCAGTGGAGCAGGGTGAATCAAAGCTCATAGAAGTGTGTGTAGAACCCACACCAGTGGAGTCAGTTGAATCAAGAGAAGTGTGTGTAGAACCCACACCAGTGGAGCCGGTTGAGAAGCCCATGGACGTCTGTGTAAAACCTACACCAGTGGAGTCGGTTGAATCAAAGCCCATAGAAGTGTGTGTAGAACCCACACCAGTGGAATTGGTCGAATCAAAGCCCATAGAAGTCTGTGTAGAACCCACGCCAGCCGCACCAGAAGGCCAAGTATCCAAGTCTTTAGCGCCGGAAAGAGTCCCAACGACACGACAGTCACAGCCACACAAGAAGCCTCGTCTCGGACCGAGTGTGAAACCCAATGCAGCAGTTATTCCACTGGGGAAGCCCAAATCAGGACGTGTGTGGAAGGATCGTAACAAACAGAG GTTCTCGGCATTGGTCAGAGACACAGCACTGTGCACCTCCTGGGAGAAGAAGATGGCAGCCAAGCGAGAGAAGCAACTGGTGCACCAGTACGCTTTGCAGCTAAAAGAGCAGAAAGCCAAGCAGAAAGAG GAGAAAAGGAAACGGAGAGAGGAGAACCTGAGACGACGTGAGGAGAACGAGCGCAAGGGAGAGATTGTACAAGTG atACGGAACACGGCAAAGATCaagaggatgaagaagaagcAGCTGAGGAAGATCCAGAAACGGGACACACTTGCGCTGATGGAGAAGACGAGAGATGGCCAGAGCGTCAACCGCAAACaagcaaagaaaaacaagacaGAAAATTTGACCTGA